The bacterium sequence ACGCCGAAGCGGTGCTGCTCGTCGACGATCGAGAGGACGAGGTCCTTGAAGGTGATCTCGCCGGCCACGAGCGCGTGGGTGCCCACGACGAGATCGATCTCGCCCATCGCCAGCAGCCCGCGCACCTGCTTGATCTCCGCCCGCGGCAGCGACGCCGTCAGGAGCCCTACGCGAAGCGGGATCGCGTCGCCGCCGCTCTCGACCATCTTCGTGAGCGTCCGGTAGTGCTGCTCCGCGAGGAGCTCGGTCGGGGCCATTAGCGCCGTCTGCCCGCCGCACGCGGCGACCGCCACCGCCGAGAGCATCGCCACCGCCGTCTTCCCACTCCCGACGTCGCCCTGTACGAGCCGGTTCATCGGATGGGGCCGCGCGAGGTCGCCCAGGATCTCGCCGATCACCCGGCGCTGCGCCCCGGTCAGCTTCCACGGCAGCGCCTTCGCCGCGGTCCGCGATTCGGGCCGCGTCGAATCGATCGCGACCCCCGGCCGCTGGCTGGTCTTCGCGCGTCGCATCGCGAGACCGAGCTCCAGCAGGTAGAGCTCCTCGAGCACGAGCCGCTCGTGGGCAGGGGAGGCGAAGGTCGCGTACTGCTCGACGTCGACGTCCGCCTCGGGCCGGTGAAGCGCTCGAAGCGCGACCGAGACGCTCGGAAGCCCGCGCTGCGAGACGACGTCCGCCGGGAGATGCCCCACGACCAGGTCGCTGTAGGCCTCGACCGCCTGACCGATCAGCCGCCGGAGCGTACGCGGGTTCATGCCCTCCGGCGCGGTATAGACGGGAACGACGCGACCGAGCTCGGCGTCGTCCTTCGAGACGCGCGGCGCCGGCTTCGGCTCGGCCGTTTCGCCGCCCTCGCCGTCCTCGCCCTCCTCCGACTTCGGCGCGCGCAGCACCTCCACGTCCGGGTGGATCAGCTCCTTCGAGAAGCGGTAGCGCTTGACCTCTCCGCTCACGAGGACCTGCCGTCCCTTCTGCAGGCTCTTGGCGATCGCGTCCCCGCCGCGGAACCACTTGAGGGTCACGATCGAGTCGTCGTCGCCGACCACCGCCTGGAAGATCTTCCCGAAGCGCCCGCCCCGGCGCGTCGGCACCCAGTCGACGACCTTCACCTCGCCCACGAAGGTCGCCGTCGCCCCGACCTTCAGCTCGCCGACCGTCAGGACCTGGCGGCGATCCTCGTAGCGCGCGGGCAGCCAGAAGAGCAGATCGCTCACCCGCTCGAAGCCGCGACGCGCGAAGCCTTCCGCCTTCTTGGGTCCGACCCCGGGAAGCGCCGCCAGCGACTTGGCGAGCAGCTCGTCGGGCCAGCCCGCCCGCCCGAGCGGGTCGATCAGCTCGAGGATCTCGCGACCGACGTCCCGCCGCGGAGCCTCGGGTTTCCGCGCGCCGAGCCGCTTCTCGACCTTCTGGAGGCGCGCGCGCAGCTCCTTCGGAAGCGGCCGCCCCAGCAGCTGCCCGAGGCGCTTCGCCGCCTGCTCTTCGGCGGCCGCCGGCGCCCTCTTCTCGGGATCCCCGGACTCCTCCGCCCGCCCGAGCGCCACGACGGCCCCGTGCAACGCAGCAACCTGATCGTGGAGAGTCTCGGCCATCCGAATCGCGGCCCCCGCCTAGAGAACCCGCTCAGAGTAAAGCAAGGCGAACAAAAAGCGAACTCCCGCACCCAACCTGAGGGCGTCGAGAGTGCGTCAGATCCGCGATCCGCGGAGCGGAGCGCCCGCAGGCGTACTCCCGCACGCCGAGGACAGCGCAGCGAGCAGATCGCGGAGATGGCGTGCTATCGGCGGCCGACTACTGAGCCTCATGGATGCGTTGGAGACTTCGGACACCGATGGACTCCGCTCGCATCGCCGCAATCGCGTCTGCGGAGGCCCGCGCCGCCGCGAGCGTCGTGCAGTACGGCACGCCGGCGAGCAGCGCGGCGCGGCGAAGGGACTTCGAATCCTCGATCGACTTCGGATCGCTGTCCGTCGTGTTGATCACGAGCGCCACGTCGCCGCCTTCGATCCGATCGGCGGTATGCGGTGAGCCCTCGTGGACCTTGTTGATCACTTCCACGTCGATGCCCAGTCGCGCGAGGGTCTCGGCGGTCCCTCGCGTCGCGACGACCTTGAACCCCTGTTCCGTCAGGGTCTGGATCGGCTGGAAGACCCGCTGGTGCTCCTCGGCGCGGACCGACACCAGAACGGTCCCGCCCTCGGTGGGGAGACTGTTGCCGGCCTGGATCTGGCTCTTCGCGAAGGCGCGGCCGAAGCTCGAGTCGATGCCCATGACCTCGCCGGTGCTCTTCATCTCGGGGCCGAGGATCGTGTCGACACCCGGGAACTTCACGAAGGGGAAGACCGCTTCCTTGACGGAGTAGTGGCTCGGGACGATCTCACTCGTGAACTCGAGCTGCTCCAGGGTCTCGCCGCCCATGATCCGCGCGGCGAGCTTGGCGAGCGGCCTGCCGATCGCCTTCGACACGAAGGGGACGGTTCGTGACGCCCGGGGATTCACCTCGATCACGTACACCTGCTCGTCCTTGACCGCATACTGGACGTTCATGAGGCCGCGAACGCCGATTTCGAGTGCGAGCTGACGGGTCGCGTCGATGATCTCCGAGATCCGATCGGGAGCGAGCGAATACGGCGGAAGGGAGCAGGCAGAGTCGCCGGAGTGGACGCCCGCCTCCTCGATGTGCTCCATGATGCCGCCGACGACGACCCGCTCGCCGTCGCAGATCGCATCCACGTCGACTTCCGTCGCGTCGGCGAGGAAGCGGTCGATCAGGACCGGGTGCTCGTCCGACGCCTTGACCGCGAACTGCATGTAGCGGCGCAGCTCGTCGACGTCCTGGACGATCTGCATCGCGCGCCCGCCCAGCACGTAGGACGGGCGGACGAGCACCGGGTAGCCGATCCGCTCGGCAATGATCTCCGCTTCGTCGGAACTCCGCGCGACGTCGCCTTCCGGCCGGACGAGGCCGAGCTGCTCGAGCAGCGCGTCGAAGCGCTCGCGGTCCTCGGCGCGATCGATCGCGTCGGGGCTCGTGCCGATGATCGGGGCGCCAGCCTTCTCGAGGGCGACGGCGAGCTTGAGCGGAGTCTGCCCGCCGAACTGCACGATCACGCCGTCGGGCTTCTCGACCTCGACGATCTCGAGCACGTCCTCGAGGGTGAGCGGCTCGAAGTAGAGACGGTCGCTCGTGTCGTAGTCCGTCGAGACCGTTTCGGGGTTGCAGTTGACCATGATCGTCTCGAAGCCGGCCTCACGCAGCGCGAAGACCGCGTGGACGCAGCAGTAGTCGAACTCGATCCCCTGCCCGATCCGGTTCGGTCCACCGCCGAGGATCATGATCTTCTTGCGGTCGGTCGTGTCCGCCTCGCACTCCTCCTCGTAGGTGGAGTAGAGGTACGGCGTGTGGGCCACGAACTCCGCGGCACACGTGTCGACGCGCTTGTAGACCGGGCGGACGCCGAGGCGGTGGCGGTCGCCCCGGACCTCGGCCTCGCTCTTGCCCCAGAGCACGCCGATCCGCGCGTCCGAGAAGCCCAGCTGCTTGGCCGGTCGGAGCATTGCGTCCCGCTCGCCCTCGGGTGCTTCCGCGAGTCGCTTCTCGGCGACCGCGATCTCCTGGAGATTGCGCAGGAACCAGGGGTCGATCTTCGTTCGGTCGAAGAGCTCCTCGACGGTCGCGCCCCGACGAAACGCCTCGACGAGCGCCCAGGGGCGCGTCGCGCAAGGTCGATCGATCTGGGCCCAGAGCGATGCCTCCTCGTCCGCCTTCTCGCCGGAGTCGTCGAGCTCCGGGGCATCGAACCCCATGTGGCCGATCTCGAGGGAGCGGATCGCCTTCTGGAAGCTCTCCTTGAAGGTCCGACCGATCGCCATCGCCTCGCCCACGGACTTCATCTGGGTCGTGAGCTCGGCGTCCGTGTTCGGGAACTTCTCGAAGGTGAATCGAGGGATCTTCGTCACGACGTAGTCGATCGACGGCTCGAAGGACGCAGGCGTCTCCTTCGTGATGTCGTTCCGGATCTCGTCGAGGGAGAAGCCGACGGCGAGCTTCGCCGCGATCTTCGCGATCGGGAAGCCGGTCGCCTTCGACGCGAGCGCCGAGGAGCGCGAGACGCGCGGGTTCATCTCGATCACGATCAGCGTGCCGTCTTCCGGGTTCACCCCGAACTGGACGTTCGAGCCGCCCGTGTCGACGCCGATCTCGCGCATGATCGCGATCGCCGCGTCGCGCATCTCCTGGTACTCGCGGTCGGTCAGGGTCTGGGCCGGGGCGACGGTGATCGAGTCGCCCGTGTGGACGCCCATGGCGTCGAAGTTCTCGATCGAGCAGATGATGACGACGTTGTCCGCGTTGTCGCGCATCACCTCCAGCTCGTACTCCTTCCAGCCCGTGACGGACTGCTCGACGAGGATCTGGTTCGTGGGCGACTGATCGAGCGCCCACTGCGCCATCCGGTCGAAGTCCTCCATCTTCTCGCAGACGCCGCCGCCGGAGCCGCCCATCGTGAAGCTCGGCCGGATGATCGTCGGGAGGCCCGTCCGCTGCTGGATCTCGCGGGCCTCTTCGAGGTTCGTCGCGATCCCGGAAGCCGGCATCTTGAGACCGATCTTGTCCATCGCCGCGCGGAAGAGCTGGCGATCCTCGGCCTTGTTGATCGCCTCGAGGTTCGCACCGATCAGCTGCACGTCGTACTTGTCGAGGACGCCGGCCTCCGCGAGATCGATCGCCAGATTGAGCGCGGTCTGCCCGCCGATCGTCGGCAGGAGCGCGTCCGGGCGCTCCTCGGCGATGATCTGTTCGACCGACGTCACCGTCATCGGCTCGATGTAGGTCCGATCCGCGGTCTCCGGATCGGTCATGATCGTCGCCGGATTCGAGTTCAGGAGGACCACGCTGTAGCCCTCCTCGCGAAGGGCCTTGCACGCCTGGGTCCCCGAGTAGTCGAACTCGCAGGCCTGGCCGATCACGATCGGGCCGGACCCGATCACCATGATCTTGTGGATGTCGTCTCGTCGGGGCAATGTGGGACTCCGGAACCCTGAGTCGTCAGGGCGGAAGCAGGGGCGGGACGGGACGTCCCGGAAACTTGGATCAGGCGGACTTCCCGCCGCCGCAGATCTGGGCGCCGGTCACGCGTTCGCCCGCCGCGGACCGCTCGACCATCTCGCGGAAGCGCGAGAAGAAGTACTGAGCGTCGTGCGGGCCAGGCGAGGCCTCGGGGTGGTACTGGACCGAGAAGAGGGGCTTCGCTTCGTGGGCGATCCCCTCGACGGTCTCGTCGTTCAGATTGATGTGGGTGATCTCGACGGGCTCTCCCGCGGCGCGGAGGCTTTCCGCCTCGACGGCGTAGCCGTGGTTCTCGGCGCAGATCGCGACCTTCCCGGTCGCGAGGTCCTTGCCCGGCTGATTGCCCCCGTGATGACCGAACTTGAGCTTCCGGGTCCGGCCACCGAGGGCCAGACCGAGGATCTGATGGCCGAGGCAGATCCCGAACACGGGCTTCTCCTGGACGAGCTCGCGAACGATCGGCTGGACCCCTTCGACCGCCTCCGGATCCCCGGGACCGTTCGAGAGGAAGATCCCGTCCGGGTTCATCGCGAGGGTCTCGCTCGCCGGCGTCGTCGCCGGCACGACCGTCACGTCGAAGCCCTGCTCGACGAGCAGCCGCAGGATGTTCTTCTTCACGCCGAAGTCGTACGCGACGATCTTGAGCCGCTGACCCGGACGCGCGGCGCGGGGCAGCTGCCCGTCGACGCCGGCCCAGACGCCTTCGTCGAAGTCGTATTTCGAAGACGTGGTCACGTTCGCCACCCAATCGACCCCGTCGAGCCCAGGCGCCTGGCGAGCGCGCTCGACGAGCTCGTCCGTATCCTGGACGCCGGGATCCGTCGACAGGACACCGACCTGCGCGCCGCCGTCGCGGATTCGTCGCACCAGCGCGCGCGTATCGATCCCGGCGAGGCCCGGAATCCCGGCCGCCGCGAGCTTCGCGTCGAGGTCGCCCTCGGAGCGATAGTTCGAGGGCGTGTCGAAGAGCTCCTTCACGACGAAGCCAGAAAGGAACGGCTTCCGCGACTCGTCGTCCATCACATTGACGCCGACGTTGCCGATCTGCGTATACGTCATCGTCACGATCTGCCCCGCGTAGGACGGGTCCGTCGCGATCTCCTGGTAGCCGGTCAGGCTCGTGTTGAATACGACCTCCCCGCTCTGGACCGCGCGCGCGCCGAACGCGCGCCCCCGGTAGATCGTGCCATCCGCCAGGGCGAGGGCCGCCGGGGCCGTCTCCCGTCCCAGCAGTTCGTCGACCGTCATCGAGGTCTTGCTCATCGAATCATTGCTCCGCGATCGGGGTGGAGGTTCAGGAAGATCTGGAGGCCGATGCGGCCATCGAGAGGTTTCGAGGACGCGGCGCTCATCGGATGAGCACGCCGCGATCGACGTCGTAGACGAGCCGACCGTCGACGATCGTCGCCTTGACGCGGCCCGTGAAGGTCTCTCCCGCCCACGGAGAGTTCCGGCTCTTCGAGAAGCCCTGGGCCGGGTCGTAGGTCCATTCGCGAGCGGGATCGATCAGGGCGACGTCACCGGGCCCGCCCTCGCGCAGCGAGCCGCCCTCGAGACCGAGGATCCGGGCGCCCTCGGTCGAGAGGCGGCGGACGAGCTCGAGGGGCGTGAGCGTCTCGTCGCGGACCAGGTCGAGGCAGACCGCGACCGCCGTCTCGAGGCCGATCATGCCGGGGGGCGCCTCGGTGAACTCGACTTCCTTCTCGTGGCTCGCATGGGGGGCATGGTCCGTCGCGATCGCGTCGATCACCCCTTCGGCCAGCGCGGCGCGCAGCGCGTCGACGTCCGCCCGGGAACGCAGCGGCGGCGCGACGCGGGTATTCGTGTCGAAGCCCATCGTCGCTTCGTCGGTCAGCGTGAGGTGGTGCGGCGTGACCTCGGCCGTCACGCGGATCCCGGCCTCCCGGGCCTTGCGGATGATGTGGACGGCCCCCGCGGTCGACACGTGGGCCACGTGGAGGTGGGCGCCGGTGAGCGAGGCGAGCCGCACGTCCCGGGCGACCATGACCTCTTCCGCCGCGGCGGGGTTGCCCGGCAGACCGAGCCGCGTCGCGACCGGCCCCTCGTTCACGACCCCGCCCCCTCGGAGCGCGCAGTCCTCGGCGTGCACGACGACCGGCGCATCGGCCATCTTCGAGTACTCGAGCACCCGGCGCATCGCGCCGGCGTCCGTGATCGTCGCGCCGTCGTCGCTGAAGGCGACGGCCCCCGCCTCGCGAAGCGCCATCATCTCGGTCATGACCTCGCCGCGCAGCCCGCGGGTCGCCGCCGCGATCACGCGCACCTTGGCGGGCGACTCCTTCTCGGCGCGATCGAGGATGTACTTCGTGACCGACGGATCGTCGTTGACGGGATCCGTGTTCGCCATGCAGGCGACCTGCGTGAAGCCGCCTGCGACGGCCGCGGTCCCGCCGCTCGCCAGGTCTTCCTTGTACTCCTGGCCGGGCTCTCGCAGGTGGGCGTGGACGTCGATCAGGCCGGGCACGATCCACGACCCCTCGGCATCGACGATCTCGGCCCCGTCCTGCGGAATCGGATCCCCGCCGATCGCGAGGGTCGCGATCCGACCGTCCTCGATCAGCAGCTCGGCGCGGCCCGCCTCGAGATCGAGTTCCTGGCTCGGGTCGAGCAGACGCCCGTTGCGAACGATCATTCGACTCATCGCCTAGCGCCCTCCCCGACCGGCAACCAGGTAGAGGAGCGCCATGCGGAGGGCGACGCCGTTGCGGACCTGGTCGAGGATCACGCTCGGTCGATGGTCGGCGAGATCGTGGGCGAGCTCGACCCCGCGATTCACCGGGCCGGGGTGCATCACGATCGCATCCTCCTCCGCGAAGCGGAGCTTGGCCCGGTCGAGGCCGAAGGTCGCCGCGTACTCGCGAACACTCGGGAAGCAGGCGCCTTCGAGGCGTTCCATCTGGATGCGAAGCGCCATCACGACGTCCGCCCCTTCGATCGCCTCGCGCAGGTTCGTGTAGGCCTTCACCCCGAGGCTCTCGATGCCGGCGGGGAGCATCGTCGGCGGCCCGGCGACCCGGACCTCGGCGCCGAGCTTGCTGAAACCGTAGATGTTCGAGCGGGCCACGCGGCTGTGGGCGATGTCGCCGATGATCGTGACCGTGAGGCCTTCGATGTGGCCCTTCTGCTCGCGAACCGTGAGCATGTCGAGGAGCGCCTGGGAGGGATGCTCGTGCGCACCGTCACCGGCGTTGATCACCGGGGCTTCGAGGACCTCCGCCAGGCGGTGTGGCACGCCGGCGACCTTGTGGCGCACGACGACGACGTCGGGGTCCATCGCGTCGAGGGTCTTCGCCGTGTCGAGGAGCGTCTCCTTCTTCGTCACGCTCGAGCTCGAGACCGAGAAGTTCACGACGTCCGCGGCCAATCGCTTGCCGGCGATCTCGAAGCTCGTCTGGGTCCGCGTCGACGGCTCGAAGAAGAGGTTGATGTGGGTCCGGCCACGCAGGGTCGGCACCTTCTTGACCTCGCGGTTGCCGATCTCCTGCATCCGCTCGGCGGTCTCGAGGATCGTCTCGATGTCGTCCCGGGACAGGTCTTCGATCCCGAGGATGTCGCGGCCGATCATCGGCTCCCCCCTTGTTCCGCGTCCGCCTCGAGGACCGAGAGCTCGAGGGCGCCCACGCGGGTCGGCCCGTCCTCGCCCTGATCCTCGGACGTGGGCTCGCCGTCTTCGGGAAGAGCCGCTCGGAAGACGACCTTGTCGCTCGGCTGAGTCGGGATGTTCTTGCCCACGTAGTCGATCTTGATCGGCAGCTCGCGGTGGCCGCGATCGACCAGGGCCACGACGCGCACGTGGGAGGGGCGCCCGAAGTCCATCAGGGCGTCCATCCCGGCTCGGATGGTCCGGCCGGTGTTGACCACGTCTTCGACGAGGACGACGACCCGGTCGTCGACCGACGACGGCATCTCGGTCTTGCGCAGCTGGGGCCGGCTCCCTCGGGTCGAGAGATCGTCGCGGTAGAGCGTCGTGTCGAGGATGCCGATCGGCGGCCGCGTCCCGGTCAGGCTCTCGAGGTTGTCGACCAGCAGCCGGCCGAGGGGAACACCACCGTTCGGGATCGCGACGAGGTAGAGCCGCTCGGTTCCGTCGGCGCTCTCGACGATCTCGTGCGCGATGCGCATGAGCGCGCGCCGGATCGACTCATCGTCGAGAACCACCCTTCCGGGTCGCCCTCCGGAATGCCTTCCGGACTGCTCAGTACCGCCGGATTCCGACGGGAGCGTGTGGGCAGGGTCTTCGGCGTGCACCTGCTCGGGTGCCTCGCCGGGAGCGGCAGGGGGTGTCATCGACGCGGCCTCGTCCTTCCCCGACTCACTGGACGGGGTTAAAGGATGAAGTGGATCGCGCGAGAGAGTACCGCGGCGCCCGGGCCTTTCAATCCGGGGCCGGTGGGAAATCCGACGAAATCAGCCGGAGGGGGCCGCGCCGGTCGCCCGCGCCCCGGGGCGGGCGGCAGGAAGGAGGCAGAACGCGGCCTCAGTCCCCGGCGGCGCCGGGCACCGGGTCGCAGTCGAGGCCCTGGAACATGCGATCCCAGCGCTTCTCGGCGGTGAACCAGTTCACCGGGTTGAAGAACGAGAGCATGTTGCCGTTCACGTTCCAGGACCAGTAGAGGATGAACGCGGGCCCCTTCAGCTCCTCGAGGCGGACGGTGCCCCACTCCCGGCTGTCCTTCGAGTTGTCGCGGTTGTCACCCATCATGAAGTAGCGACCCGGTTCGACGATGATCGGGCCACCCCGCTCGAGCCTCCAGTTGCGCGGAATCGGGTCGTAGAGGACGGAATGTCGGCAAGCGCCGAGGTCCTCGATGTGGCGGTCGTAGAGCTTCCCGCTCTCCTTCTCGGTCCAGCCCTCCGGTACCCGCTGCATCGCGAGGGGCTCGCCGTTCACGAAGACCTGACCGTGACGCCAGGTGATCTCGTCCCCGGGAAGCCCGACCAGTCGCTTCACGAAGTCCTCGCTCCGGGAGCCCTTCGGCGCCCGGTCGACGGCCATGGTGTCCGGGTAGCCGCGCTGCATCGGCCGTGCGACCTCGAATACGACGATGTCGCCCCGCTCCGGCTCGCCCAGGCCCGGCAGGCGCAACTCGGTGAAGGGGATACGCGGCCCGTACGAGAGCTTGTTCACGAAGAGATGGTCACCTTCGAGGAGCGTCGGGAACATCGAGCCCGACGGAATCCGGAAGGGCTCGATCAAGACCTGGCGGATCAGCAGCGCGATCCCGATCGCGATCACGAGGGTCACGACCTGCTCGACGATCGAGTCGACGGTCGAGGCCTCGGGCGGCATCTCCTCGTCGCCCTCACCCGCGGCGTTCGGGGCGTCGTCGGCCACTAGTCGTCTCCTGACGCGATGAGAGTTCCGTCGGCCACTAGTCGTCTCCTGACGCGATCTGAGTTCCGTCGGCCACTAGGCGTCTCCGGACGCGATCTGAGTTCCGTCGGCCACTAGTCGTCTCCCAGGCGCAGCGCGGCGAGGAACGCCTCCTGCGGAATCTCGACGCTGCCGACCATCTTCATGCGCTTCTTGCCCGCTTTCTGCTTCTCGAGCAGCTTGCGCTTTCGCGTGATGTCGCCGCCGTAGCACTTCGCGATCACGTTCTTCCGGACCGCGCGCACCGTCGTCCGCGCGATCACGCGGCTGCCGATCGCCGCCTGGATGGCGATCGGGAACTGCTGGCGCGGGATGAACTCCTTGAGCTTCTTGGTCAGCTCGGAGCCGCGATTGAAGGCCTTGTCCTTGTGGACGATCAGCGAGAGCGCGTCGACCGGGTCCCCGTTCACGAGCACGTCGAGCTTCTGAAGAGCCGCTGGGCGGAACCCCACGAGCTCGTAGTCGAAGGAGCCGTAGCCCCGGGTCGCACTCTTCAGCTTGTCGTGGAAGTCGGTGACGATCTCGTTGAGCGGCAGCTCGTAGCGGACCTGCACGCGGTTGCCGTGCACGCCCATGTCCTTCTGGATCCCGCGACGGTCCTGACAGAGTCCGAGGACCGCGCCCAGGTGTTCGGACGGGACGTGGATCGTCGCGAGCACGACGGGCTCTTCGATCTGCTGGATGTCCTGTACGTCCGGGAGCGCGGCCGGCGTCTCGATCTCGAAGGGCTCGCCCTCCTTGGGCACGACCAGGTACCTGACCGTCGGCGCCGTCGTGATCAGATCGAGGTCGTACTCGCGCTCGAGCCGCTCCTGGACGATCTCCGCATGCAGGAAGCCGAGGAAGCCGCAGCGAAAACCGAAGCCGAGGGCCGCGCTCGTCTCGGGCTCGTACGAGAAGGACGAGTCGTTCAGCTCGAGCTTCTCGAGGGCCGTCTTCAGGTCTTCGTAGTCCTCGGCGTCGACCGGATAGAGCCCGGAGAAGACCATCGGCTTCACTTCCTGGAAGCCTTCGAGGGGTTCCGCGGCGCCGCCGGAGGCCGTCGTGATCGTGTCGCCGATCTGGACCTCGGCGAGGGACTTCACGCCCGCCACGACCATCCCGACCTCGCCCGCCGCGAGACTCTCGACCTTGCGCGGCTTCGGGTCGATCACGTTCAGCTGCGTGATCTCGTGTTCGATGCCCGCGACCATGAACTTGACGCGTTCGCGACGATGGAGCGCGCCGTGCACCACTCGGACGAGCATGACCGCGCCCACGTAGGGATCGAACCAGGCGTCGAAGACCAGCGCCTGGGCGGGCGCCTCACGGTCGCCCTCCGGCGGCGGCACTTTGTCGACGATCGCCTGGAGCACGGCCTCGACGCCCTGCCCGGTCTTGGCGGAGACCGGCAGGCAGTCCAGAGCATCGAGCCCGACGATGTCCTCGACCTCCTGGGCCACCCGGTCGGGATCCGCGCTCGGCAGGTCGATCTTGTTGATCACGGGGATCAGCTCGAGGTCGGCATCGACCGCGAGGTAGGCGTTCGCGAGCGTCTGCGCCTCGATGCCCTGGGCGGCATCGACGATCAGGAGCGCCCCTTCGCACGCCGCGAGCGCACGCGAGACCTCGTAGGAGAAGTCGACGTGCCCGGGCGTGTCGATCAGGTTGAGCACGTACTCCTCGCCGTCCTCGGCGACGAAGTTCATCCGCGCGGTCTGGGCCTTGATCGTGATTCCG is a genomic window containing:
- the lepA gene encoding translation elongation factor 4 → MSVDQSRIRNFCIIAHIDHGKSTLADRLLDATQSITEREKKDQFLDNMDLERERGITIKAQTARMNFVAEDGEEYVLNLIDTPGHVDFSYEVSRALAACEGALLIVDAAQGIEAQTLANAYLAVDADLELIPVINKIDLPSADPDRVAQEVEDIVGLDALDCLPVSAKTGQGVEAVLQAIVDKVPPPEGDREAPAQALVFDAWFDPYVGAVMLVRVVHGALHRRERVKFMVAGIEHEITQLNVIDPKPRKVESLAAGEVGMVVAGVKSLAEVQIGDTITTASGGAAEPLEGFQEVKPMVFSGLYPVDAEDYEDLKTALEKLELNDSSFSYEPETSAALGFGFRCGFLGFLHAEIVQERLEREYDLDLITTAPTVRYLVVPKEGEPFEIETPAALPDVQDIQQIEEPVVLATIHVPSEHLGAVLGLCQDRRGIQKDMGVHGNRVQVRYELPLNEIVTDFHDKLKSATRGYGSFDYELVGFRPAALQKLDVLVNGDPVDALSLIVHKDKAFNRGSELTKKLKEFIPRQQFPIAIQAAIGSRVIARTTVRAVRKNVIAKCYGGDITRKRKLLEKQKAGKKRMKMVGSVEIPQEAFLAALRLGDD
- the lepB gene encoding signal peptidase I is translated as MADDAPNAAGEGDEEMPPEASTVDSIVEQVVTLVIAIGIALLIRQVLIEPFRIPSGSMFPTLLEGDHLFVNKLSYGPRIPFTELRLPGLGEPERGDIVVFEVARPMQRGYPDTMAVDRAPKGSRSEDFVKRLVGLPGDEITWRHGQVFVNGEPLAMQRVPEGWTEKESGKLYDRHIEDLGACRHSVLYDPIPRNWRLERGGPIIVEPGRYFMMGDNRDNSKDSREWGTVRLEELKGPAFILYWSWNVNGNMLSFFNPVNWFTAEKRWDRMFQGLDCDPVPGAAGD